Proteins from one Enoplosus armatus isolate fEnoArm2 chromosome 4, fEnoArm2.hap1, whole genome shotgun sequence genomic window:
- the zfand5a gene encoding AN1-type zinc finger protein 5a has product MAQETNQSPVPMLCATGCGFYGNPRTNGMCSVCYKDHLTRQQSSDRMSPHSPMGSAASPTSEASAIQRLEASLAKVDASPACSPDMSRTVQGSLPVTQQMTEMSISREDKPDPLEPVVSQPAASSPTPVASSSSEENKGDTPKPKKNRCFMCRKRVGLTGFDCRCGNLFCGIHRYSDKHNCPYDYKAEAAAKIRKENPVVVADKIQRI; this is encoded by the exons ATGGCCCAAGAGACGAACCAGAGCCCGGTGCCCATGCTTTGTGCCACAGGCTGCGGTTTCTATGGCAACCCAAGAACCAATGGTATGTGCTCCGTATGCTATAAGGACCACCTGACACGGCAGCAGAGCAGCGACCGCATGAGCCCCCACAGCCCTATGG GCTCAGCTGCTAGTCCTACCTCAGAGGCCTCGGCCATCCAGAGACTAGAAGCTAGTCTAGCCAAGGTTGATGCCTCCCCTGCTTGTTCACCAGACATGTCTAG AACTGTTCAAGGATCTCTTCCTGTCACTCAACAAATGACAGAGATGAGCATCTCGAGAGAGGACAAGCCAGATCCCCTAGAGCCtg TTGTAAGCCAGCCTGCTGCCTCTAGTCCTACTCCTGTAGCTTCTTCCAGcagtgaagaaaacaagggtgacACCCCTAAACCCAAGAAGAACAGGTGCTTCATGTGCCGCAAAAGGGTGGGCCTTACAG GGTTTGACTGTCGCTGTGGCAACCTGTTCTGTGGCATCCACCGGTACTCCGACAAGCACAACTGTCCCTATGATTACAAGGCCGAGGCTGCTGCCAAGATCCGCAAAGAAAACCCCGTGGTGGTGGCCGACAAGATCCAGAGAATATAG